The following coding sequences lie in one Alicyclobacillus curvatus genomic window:
- a CDS encoding C40 family peptidase — protein MQKVKTTAVAGTLALVMLTPTAFANTTSNQRYVETNAGWVSYHSAARLDSPILGRLQLGEKAPLVTKANSYWYEIQWNGKMVYITTNAHYTHVVTGALTSGVSGSTPTATTPPPTASSGNPATTPAAPSSSSPSSSSPSSSSTSVSTPTWQVNADKVIATAKTQLGVPYLWGHQEPGIGFDCSNFTAWSFRTALGIAFSGSSVTQRNSVGTPVSLGNIREGDLLFFKTANNPTGSGHVGIYMGNGMVIQEGGGWKKVTIEPLHGTWLGRNLVFARRVIN, from the coding sequence ATGCAAAAAGTAAAAACCACAGCCGTTGCTGGAACTCTGGCCCTTGTCATGCTCACTCCAACTGCTTTCGCAAACACCACTTCTAATCAGAGGTACGTCGAAACGAATGCAGGATGGGTATCGTATCACAGTGCCGCTCGACTCGACAGCCCCATCTTGGGACGCCTACAACTTGGTGAGAAGGCTCCCCTCGTGACGAAGGCAAATTCTTACTGGTACGAAATTCAATGGAATGGGAAAATGGTGTACATCACAACAAACGCTCACTACACCCACGTTGTCACTGGTGCTTTGACAAGTGGCGTGTCAGGATCAACGCCAACGGCAACAACGCCCCCTCCAACCGCATCTTCCGGAAATCCTGCGACGACACCTGCTGCACCTTCATCGTCATCACCTTCATCGTCCTCACCTTCATCGTCTTCGACGTCCGTTTCTACGCCAACGTGGCAAGTCAACGCGGACAAGGTTATTGCGACGGCTAAGACCCAGCTTGGGGTTCCCTATCTCTGGGGACATCAGGAGCCCGGAATCGGGTTTGACTGCAGCAATTTCACGGCCTGGAGTTTCCGCACAGCCCTGGGCATCGCTTTCTCGGGCAGTTCGGTAACACAGCGGAACTCAGTTGGTACTCCCGTTTCGCTCGGCAACATTCGAGAAGGAGATTTGCTGTTCTTCAAAACTGCCAACAACCCTACTGGCAGCGGTCATGTGGGTATTTACATGGGTAACGGGATGGTGATTCAAGAAGGCGGCGGTTGGAAAAAGGTAACCATCGAACCACTGCACGGGACTTGGCTCGGCCGAAATCTTGTATTCGCTCGCCGAGTTATCAATTAA
- a CDS encoding L,D-transpeptidase family protein produces the protein MQRKFVFALGVALCTILVGCSPFEPSASSTKVGASPTTVSTGRAQSQTNNSTSSKAGGPLSHTPPSSLGKTTGKQNGRTHSVATQPPKPLILSLGSQGANVEKLQEMLAVTGYLPLTWTMGSASPGGTKNTGASASTTSSLTPGASTSNAAVTSQMPAQSQVPASTWRWKYTSTPKSLVALWSPTKYTLLTKSAVMTFEQVHHLVADGVAGPQVLSALASDVRNHRQSPVGFTYVQVSLGIPQSLNLWHNGSVVIHSPANGGIPQSPTVIGTFPVYLQYRTQTMKGTTPSGQHYSDPGIPYVSYFYGGEAVHGFIRASYGYPQSLGCVELPVATAARVWPYMHLGTLVNIS, from the coding sequence GTGCAACGAAAGTTTGTGTTCGCACTTGGGGTGGCGCTCTGCACGATATTGGTTGGCTGCAGTCCGTTTGAGCCTTCTGCATCTTCTACGAAGGTGGGTGCATCCCCCACAACAGTCTCCACCGGGCGGGCACAGAGTCAGACCAACAATTCCACGTCCAGTAAGGCGGGAGGTCCATTAAGCCACACACCTCCATCGAGTTTAGGCAAGACTACAGGCAAGCAAAATGGACGAACTCACTCCGTTGCAACTCAACCTCCCAAACCTCTGATACTCTCTCTCGGCAGTCAAGGTGCAAACGTGGAGAAACTTCAAGAGATGCTTGCCGTTACAGGTTATCTTCCACTCACGTGGACGATGGGTTCCGCATCGCCTGGCGGCACCAAGAACACGGGTGCATCTGCTTCAACAACGAGTAGCCTTACGCCCGGTGCTTCGACATCCAATGCCGCGGTGACATCTCAGATGCCCGCCCAGTCTCAGGTGCCAGCAAGCACGTGGCGCTGGAAGTACACGTCTACACCGAAATCCCTGGTTGCGTTATGGTCACCGACCAAGTACACGCTGTTAACGAAGTCTGCAGTCATGACCTTTGAACAAGTCCACCACCTCGTGGCAGATGGTGTAGCTGGCCCGCAGGTGCTCAGTGCCTTAGCTTCGGATGTGCGGAATCACCGACAAAGCCCGGTTGGATTCACGTACGTTCAGGTTTCCCTGGGCATCCCACAGTCTTTAAACCTATGGCATAACGGAAGTGTCGTTATCCACTCGCCGGCAAACGGAGGAATCCCGCAGAGCCCAACGGTGATTGGGACTTTCCCCGTTTACTTACAGTACAGAACACAGACAATGAAAGGAACAACCCCATCGGGACAACACTATAGCGATCCCGGCATCCCCTACGTCAGCTACTTTTACGGCGGAGAGGCCGTACATGGGTTCATCCGGGCAAGCTATGGATACCCCCAGAGCCTAGGATGCGTAGAGCTACCCGTTGCGACCGCAGCTCGAGTGTGGCCATACATGCATCTCGGAACCCTTGTAAATATTAGCTAG